The Hugenholtzia roseola DSM 9546 genomic sequence GTATGGCAGAATGAGAAGGAATCTGTTTCTCATAAGTTCTTTATCAGCAGTTTAAAAGAGGTATCTGCCGAACAAATGTACAAGTATACGCGCCAGCATTGGAGCATTGAAAATCAACTCCATTGGCAGTTAGATGTTACCTTTGGCGAAGACACCGCTGCAATCAAGCGCGAAAATGCAATCGTCAATCTGCATATTATTCGCAAATGGGCGTTATTTCTGCTCAAGAAAGACCCTGATAAAATGAGCATCAAAAGAAAAAGAAAAAAAGCCGCACGAAATTTAGCATATCTCCAGACAATCCTTAAAAACTAACTTTTGGTGCGGAAGCCCTATAATAAAAGCCAGCGGTAGCGTCAGTTTGATAAATCAAAAGCCCAGCAGCAGGAGTAGTAATAAGATTCCGTTGTGCTTGTGTCATGCGTGGCACAAGAACACCCTTATCCGTCGCTTTTACATCAAGCATTGCTGAAGCATGTGCCGCAGAGTTGTCGTTGTTAATCGCCACGCCTTGCGCGAAAGAAAGTGAGGTCGTAAAAATAAGACCAATCAAAAATAAAAATCCAGATTTGGTAAGCATGTTGGTAAAGAGTTAAAGTGAAACAAGACCAGTCTAAAAAACTCCTGCAATATACGTAAAAAGAGGGTAGAAAGGACGAAAAAAGGCAAAAAAAATTAAGACTTCTTAACAAAACATTCTCTTTTTTTGTATTTTCGGACAAAAAACAGAAAAAAAAGAAAAACCCTTTGACTCAAACGCATTTGAGGTTTAAAGAATCTTGAATTTATCATATTCTATTTTTTTGACGCACGAAAATTTTTTGACTGCCCCTTTTTGTATTATTTTATTTTGTTTAACGCCTCCTTTTTCGGATTTTATCCTGAAAGCGAAAGATAGCTTGCATATATATTAAAAAATAAATTTTTGTTTTTAAACCTATAAAATCTTATCGCCTTTGCTTTTTTATCCAACATCATAGAAAAAACAAGACAATAAAAAAGGCTTCGCTAAAAAAAAACAGACTTTGGCTTAGGCAAATGCCACTTTCACTAAACACTGACTTGGGGGAGCGAAAAAAACACGTTTTTAGCGGTATGAAAGGCACAAAAACAAACCTGCCTACTTTACTCTCTTTTCAAAAGTTAATCTTATATTTTTATGAAACCCACATTCACGAAATTTCTTAGTCTTGCTCTGCTTGGAGGCTTTCTTTCCTACGCTGCTCCTTCGCAGGCACAAGTAGGGACACTTATCGGTGCTGGTGCTGCACTTCTAAAAAACAAAAAAGACAAGAAGAAAAAAGGCGAAGCTGGCGAACAAGATTCAAAAGATAACAAAAAAACAAGCAAAAAAACACAAATTGAACGCCTCGACGAGTTTTTAGCCACCGTCAATTTTGACCCTGCTACCCCCGTTCTCAACGAAGATTGGAGCAAAGGCGAAGCCATCAAAGATGCCGAAAAGATGTCGGGCGACTATTATATCTGGTTTCCGCTCACAAACCGCCTTGAAAAAGTATGGTTGCGCTGGAACAACTACACTTACAACAGCGATAGCAAGACCTTCCCCGGTATGCTCTTGGTAGCAAGTGTCTGGACAAAAGATAGTGGAGATAATTCTATTCTTGCTATAGATTTTCAAGCAAGAGATAATTATATGTTCTCACAAGAACGTAAAATTTTCGCAGGCGACGACAAAGAACTCAACACAGACATCATGCAGTATATTATGCTAAAAGATGGCTTATTTGTGGGCAATGTGCCTATTCAACTCGCAAAACCAAACGACGTACCTTCTTGGAAAATGATTTATCAAAAATATGATTCTGATGAAAACAAACCCAATTTTGAAGAAGGTCAAGTAGATATGTTTTTCGAAAAAGAACGTCATTCGCTTTTCTTTTTGGCAAAAGACAAAAAGCAATTTGAGGGCTTAACTTGGGAAAAAGTCTTTAATGACATCAAGACGCAATATGACCCTTATGAGCATGCTATCAGACAACGCCAATATGCAGGGATACTAATGGCACGACAGCCACATAGCACCAGCAACGACCTCTACAAAGACAAAGCCAGCTATCGCGCCGCCAAAGCAGGCATGCAAAGCCACTTTGATGCCACTAGCAAATCCAAAGTCTTATTTGGCTACGCCGACGATAGAGGTTGGCAGACTATCAAAAATAAATCTACAGGCGCAATTACGCACCAAGTAGGCTACTATTGGATGGTAATAGAGCGTCCAGAGGAATACATGAAGCAAAAATTAGTACCTAAATATGAACTCATGGGTGCTATCATGATACGAAACTACAACGGTAGCGGATACGACAAACCTTATTACAAGGATTTTACCACCAACCAGAAAACCCTTTCAAAAGCGGACATAGACGCAATTAAGGCAGTAGCAGTGGAATAAGTAGCCGCCATCTCTACCTGATGCAACCTTGTTTTGAAGACTATGCGCCAAATTTTTTCATTTGGCGCATATCAAAAAATGTTCTTTTTAAAAAGTAAAATTTAATATAGAAATTTTATGAAAAAAATATCGCCTATATTATTCGCACTATTTTTAGTTGGTATCTCATGGAATTTGAAAGCCCAATGGGAAATTGTTAGGTCGAAAGAAAATTCAGATACAAAGTCAATTCTTAAAGCGGTTCATTTTGTAGATGCCGACTTGGGCTATGTCGTAGGTTTTTGGGGCGAAATCCTAAAAACTACCGACAGCGGAAAAACTTGGACAAATCAGGTTTCGGGTACAAAAAAAGACTTAAATACCGTTTATTTTATTGATGCCAATATAGGCTATATCGGTGCAGATTCAGGGCTTGTGTTGAAAACGACAAACGGCGGTCAGGTTTGGGAAAAAATGCAATTAGAGTGTGAGAAAAGTCTTAAATATATTCAGTTTATTGATAAAAAAATTGGTTATATAAACAGTATAGATGAAATCTTCAAAACTACCGACGGCGGTCAGACTTGGATAAAGCAAGACGCTCCTACAAAGTTTTCTTTTAGCGGAACTTATTTTATCGATAATACTCTATATAGCGTAGCACCATTTTCGGGAATTATTAAATTTGAAAATATAAATGAAAGTTGGAAAAATTATAAAGCACAAAAAAGCGATAAGCCTGCATTTTTAACTTCTGTTTTTTTCCCCAACGCAAATATAGGCTATGCAGTAGGCAACGAAGGAAGCCTCTGCAAGACCGAAGATGCAGGTCAGAAATGGAAGTCATTAGCTTCAAATATTTCTACTGATTTAAATCAAGTTTTTTTTACAAGCAGCAAAAGAGGCTATGCCGTTGGCGATAAAGGCGTTATTATAGCAACTCAAAACGGCGGTCTGACTTGGAAAGCGATGGATTCACCTACAAAAGTGCCGCTCTATGCCTGCCATTTTGTAGATGCCTATACGGGCTATGCTGTTGGAAATTTTGGAGTCATTCTAAAATTTGAGTCTTATATTAAGAAAGAATACTACGACTTTTATCGAAAGAAAGAAGGCTATGTAGAATTTATTGGCTTGAATCTGCCTTTTCTAAATCGCATTTTCGTGAAATTATCAGAAGACAAACAAACCCAAAAGGAAAAGCTCGAAGTCGTGCTTGCCGATGCCTTCGAAGAAAACTTTACGTTTGAAGGCGAATGGGACGGGCTTGGGTATTATGACCTTTCTAATCATAAAAAATACACGCACCTTGAAATTAGCTATCCCGCTAACAGAGAAATTACAACTTTCAACAATTTGACGGAAGAACTTTATCTTTTTGCTGATGAAACAAGTAGCTGGCGCAGTGAGGCAGACCGCCAATACACTTCGGTATTACAAAAAGGTGTAAATCATCAAGAAAATAAATCTATTTATACCTTTATACAACCTGCCGATAAAAGCTCTCGAATCTTTACAAAATCAGAATTTGTATTGATGGAAGACGCTGATGCCGTCTTGATTCGCCTTGAGCCAATGATAACTTTGAAAGACTGCGAAAAGATGCTTTCAAAAGGTTTGAAAAAGACCTTCAAAGCCCAAAAGTATGTCTTGGAATCTCCTATGGGTGAGCCTTTCGAGATTACTTTCGAAACCACCGCCCCCGAACCTAATAAGCGTGCAGGTACTATCACACTCAAATACAAAGATGGTACAAGTACGGTTTATGAGCTAAATCCTTAATTTTTATCAAAACAAATTCTTTTAAACATGAAAAAAATAGCAGCAGTTATTGTCTTTATCTTCTTGTGCTTCAATAGCCTGCAAGCACAAAGCTCCATCGAAAGCTATATGGCTTTATTCCCCGCCCTCAAAATGCCTTATGAAATAAACGAGGGAATTTTCAAGGCTGAAAATGTAAAAAAATTGAACCTAATAAATCCAGACTTGCTGATGGAATTTGCAAGTAAAGATGAATACGGTTCTACTCCTTTTGTAGGCAAAACCTACGCCTTAGGCAAATTTGAGCCACACCCCGAATATACGGCACTGTTGCTTATTTGCGATAATAACCTGACGAACGACGCACCTGCCTTGTATGAAGTATATGCATTAGTCTATCGCAAAAAAGATAACTCTTTTGTGGTAAATCATGAAGTTATCCTGCGCTATGGAAACTCTGCAAACGAGGGCGAGCTATACACAGACGAAGGCACAGCCATGATTACGGCAGAGGGCATCAAGGTAGTCCAAAAGACGACGACCCAAAAAGAAGGAAGCGAGCAGGTCGATGTTAGTACCAACTCTACAAACTACTACTTCAAAGTAGAAAAAGAAGTATTTGGCTGGTAAAAGCTACAGATGCTAAGGGTTTCCAAAAACCCTTAATGTTCAAACTAAACTTTTACACTTTAAACACAATGAAAAAAACTATCTTTTCTTTCGTAGTTATTCTCGCCTGCTTCTTAGCAGGGCAGGCAAGGGCGCAAAATTATGCTTGGGCAAAAGGTATGGGAAGTACAGGTCAGGATGATGGACGTGGCATCGCTGTAGATGGCTCAGGCAATGTCTATACCATAGGCACTTTTCAAGGTACAGTTGATTTTGACCCCAATGCAGGCACAGCCAATCTTAGCTCGGTAATAGGTTTAGATGTTTTTGTACAAAAATTAGATGCGTCAGGCAATTTGGTCTGGGCAAAACGCTTGGGAGGCACATTGGGCGATGCAGGCTGTGGTATCAGCGTAGATGGCTCAGGCAATGTCTATACCACAGGTTCTTTTCAAGGTACGGTTGATTTTGACCCCAATGCAGGCACAGCCGAACTTACCGCAGCAGGAAATAGCGATATTTTTATACAAAAATTAGATGCTTCAGGCAATTTGGTCTGGGCAAAACGCATGGGCAGTTTAGGTGATGATGTTGGACGTGGCATCAGTGTAGATGGCTTAGGCAATGTCTATACCACAGGCTATTTTGTGGGTAAGGTTGATTTTGACCCCAATGCAGGCACAACCGAACTTACCGCAGCAGGAGGTAGCGATATTTTTATACAAAAATTAGATGCTTCGGGTAATTTGGTCTGGGCAAAACGCCTGGGAAGCACGTCTAGTGACGTTAGCAATGGCATCAGTGTAGATGGCTCAGGCAACGTCTATACCACAGGTTATTTTAGAGGTACAGTTGATTTTGACCCCAATGCTGGTACAAACAATCTTATATCAGAGGGGTTTTCTCTGGATATTTTCGTACAAAAGTTAGATGCTTCAGGTAATTTGGTCTGGGCAAAAGGCATGGGCGGCATAGATGAGGATTTTGGCAATGGCATCAGCGTAGATGGCTCAGGTAATGTCTATACGATAGGCAGATTTGGAATGACGGTTGATTTTGACCCCAATGCAGGCACAGCCGAACTTACCGCAGAAGGAAGTCGGGATATTTTTGTACAAAAGTTAGATGCTTCGGGCAATTTAGTGTGGGCAAAAAGCATGGGAGGCGCATCTCTTGATACTGGTAATGGCATCAGTGTAGATGGCTTAGGCAATGTCTATACCACAGGGAGTTTTGGAGGTACAGTTGATTTTGACCCCAATGCAGGCACTGCCGAACTTACCGCAACAGACGAAACGGATATTTTTGTACAAAAATTAGATGCCTCAGGCAGTTTGGTCTGGGCAAAAAGCGTCGGAGGCAAAGGTTGGGATAGTGGCTATGGCATCGCAATAGATGGCTCAGGCAACGTCTATACCACAGGTTCTTTTCAAAGTACAGTTGATTTTGACCCCAATGCAGACACAGCCGAACTTACCGCAGCAGGGAGTTGGGATATTTTTGTAAGCAAACTAACTGATTGATACAACCCATTCCGTTAAACTCATTATTTCTGACATGAACAAATCTAAACTAAGGGTTTCCGAAAATCCTTAGTGTTCAAACTAAATTTTTAAACTTTTAAATTTTAAATACAATGAAAAAAACTATCTTTTCTTTCGCAATTATTCTCGCCTGCTTCCTGACCACACTCACACAAGCCTACGCACAGACAAGCGACAGCGACAAAGAGTTGGAGGAAAAAATCAAGAGCAAACTTGTCGGCACTTGGGTTTTCCAAAATGCTTCAAAAGCATCAGGGCTGGCAGGATTGGCTGCAACCAACAAAGAAAATGCGCTCGCCAAACGCCTCGCTACTACGCAGTATGAAGGTTCGGAATATACTTTCAACGAAGATGGCACGTATCAACACAAGGGAACAGACTTTTTGAAAGCAAAATTTACCTATGCAGGCACTTGGAAGTTTGACGACACACTACTTGTCCTGACTGCAAAGACCTACAACGGTATGCCTTTGGACAAAGAAAGTGCATCGGCTTGGGACTATGTGATAGTGAGCAGCAAAGAACTTGGTGCCAATGTAAAATGTAAGCCCGCTGGCGAGGAGGAGGTTGTGGCAAAAATCAACTTCAAACGAAAGTAGTGTTTAGTTTTCACAATCATTATTTTTACCACTTCTTAGCGGCAGCCAAGTTAGTTTCTATGAAAAGCCTTGTTCTATTGCGTTTGACACGAAATAAAATTTGGCTTAAAATTTGGTTTGGACTCTATTTTGAGGCTAAAAATTCTTCTTTGCTTCAATCTCTTTTCAAAAAAGGCAACTTTTGGCAGAATATTGCATAATTTGTATCTGCCAAAAGGCTTTCAAAATGCCCCAAGATTTTTTCACTTCAACCCCATACAAAAAATGATGACACATCTAAAAATCGCCTTTTTATTCAGCCTTGCGCTCCTAACCATTTTCACTTCTTGCGAATCAAAAGAAGCACAAGAAAAAAGAAGCGCAGAAAAAGTGAAAGAAGAACTCAACGCCGAAGAAAACAAAAAAGAAATGACGGCATTGCACCAAAATAATGAAATCCAAAACGAAAAACCTGCCCTCAAAGAGGTAAAAGGAGCTATTACAGTGAAAGAACTGACGGCTGAATTTGAAGAT encodes the following:
- a CDS encoding ISAs1 family transposase, whose amino-acid sequence is VWQNEKESVSHKFFISSLKEVSAEQMYKYTRQHWSIENQLHWQLDVTFGEDTAAIKRENAIVNLHIIRKWALFLLKKDPDKMSIKRKRKKAARNLAYLQTILKN
- a CDS encoding WD40/YVTN/BNR-like repeat-containing protein; translated protein: MKKISPILFALFLVGISWNLKAQWEIVRSKENSDTKSILKAVHFVDADLGYVVGFWGEILKTTDSGKTWTNQVSGTKKDLNTVYFIDANIGYIGADSGLVLKTTNGGQVWEKMQLECEKSLKYIQFIDKKIGYINSIDEIFKTTDGGQTWIKQDAPTKFSFSGTYFIDNTLYSVAPFSGIIKFENINESWKNYKAQKSDKPAFLTSVFFPNANIGYAVGNEGSLCKTEDAGQKWKSLASNISTDLNQVFFTSSKRGYAVGDKGVIIATQNGGLTWKAMDSPTKVPLYACHFVDAYTGYAVGNFGVILKFESYIKKEYYDFYRKKEGYVEFIGLNLPFLNRIFVKLSEDKQTQKEKLEVVLADAFEENFTFEGEWDGLGYYDLSNHKKYTHLEISYPANREITTFNNLTEELYLFADETSSWRSEADRQYTSVLQKGVNHQENKSIYTFIQPADKSSRIFTKSEFVLMEDADAVLIRLEPMITLKDCEKMLSKGLKKTFKAQKYVLESPMGEPFEITFETTAPEPNKRAGTITLKYKDGTSTVYELNP
- a CDS encoding SBBP repeat-containing protein, producing MKKTIFSFVVILACFLAGQARAQNYAWAKGMGSTGQDDGRGIAVDGSGNVYTIGTFQGTVDFDPNAGTANLSSVIGLDVFVQKLDASGNLVWAKRLGGTLGDAGCGISVDGSGNVYTTGSFQGTVDFDPNAGTAELTAAGNSDIFIQKLDASGNLVWAKRMGSLGDDVGRGISVDGLGNVYTTGYFVGKVDFDPNAGTTELTAAGGSDIFIQKLDASGNLVWAKRLGSTSSDVSNGISVDGSGNVYTTGYFRGTVDFDPNAGTNNLISEGFSLDIFVQKLDASGNLVWAKGMGGIDEDFGNGISVDGSGNVYTIGRFGMTVDFDPNAGTAELTAEGSRDIFVQKLDASGNLVWAKSMGGASLDTGNGISVDGLGNVYTTGSFGGTVDFDPNAGTAELTATDETDIFVQKLDASGSLVWAKSVGGKGWDSGYGIAIDGSGNVYTTGSFQSTVDFDPNADTAELTAAGSWDIFVSKLTD
- a CDS encoding DUF5004 domain-containing protein; this translates as MKKTIFSFAIILACFLTTLTQAYAQTSDSDKELEEKIKSKLVGTWVFQNASKASGLAGLAATNKENALAKRLATTQYEGSEYTFNEDGTYQHKGTDFLKAKFTYAGTWKFDDTLLVLTAKTYNGMPLDKESASAWDYVIVSSKELGANVKCKPAGEEEVVAKINFKRK